One genomic window of Caenorhabditis elegans chromosome I includes the following:
- the Y48G1BL.8 gene encoding snRNA-activating protein complex subunit 3 (Confirmed by transcript evidence): MLKQFCEQKTKKYFFCRDESHVNVEFPRRLVERNFRRIACDTCKEASAHWMIVDHDNLLPNSPGYLCSSCYKEFCFDVNGNKVCQFKAVPYCDRKDIGDGRQFFTELDL, translated from the exons atgttaaaacaattttgtgaacaaaaaactaaaaaatattttttttgcagagatgAATCCCACGTGAACGTCGAATTTCCACGCCGCCTCGTCGAACGGAATTTCAGAAGAATCGCATGTGACACGTGCAAGGAGGCGTCGGCTCA ctggaTGATCGTCGACCACGACAATCTGCTTCCCAACTCGCCAGGCTATCTGTGCTCTTCGTGCTACAAGGAATTCTGTTTCGACGTGAACGGCAACAAAGTGTGCCAGTTTAAGGCCGTACCGTATTGCGATCGAAAGGACATTGGCGACGGACGCCAATTCTTCACCGAGCTCGATCTTTAG
- the Y48G1BM.10 gene encoding Extensin-like (Confirmed by transcript evidence) yields MNFDDSTFSIVEDLIDDRPFDPTLTDDTSPSEFFEDWFLNFPGSTGPAPQTGRDPNGPTTATAPQGSGSQEVWIQSADHVVLYDKIDVVHAAINRISLAMEVSGGFNAHTPPPSEEQPPPQLVPAAQEFPPPLRVPAPQLFGPPPPQLQQQQQQHQPVRRRYQPRIAKKLARGQSPSNISIFDH; encoded by the exons ATGAACTTCGACGACTCGACGTTTTCGATAGTCGAAGACTTGATAGACGACAG ACCGTTCGACCCGACGCTCACCGACGACACATCTCCATCCGAGTTCTTCGAAGACTGGTTTCTCAACTTCCCAGGAAGTACGGGCCCAGCCCCCCAGACCGGCCGCGACCCAAATGGCCCGACGACTGCGACGGCTCCACAAGGCTCTGGCTCCCAGGAAGTGTGGATCCAATCCGCGGATCACGTCGTTCTGTACGACAAGATAGATGTGGTGCACGCAGCGATCAACAGGATCTCCCTCGCGATGGAAGTCTCTGGAGGATTCAATGCTCACACGCCACCACCATCCGAAGAGCAACCTCCACCACAACTCGTACCAGCCGCACAGGAGTTCCCACCACCACTTCGCGTTCCTGCTCCACAACTATTTGGACCACCGCCACCACAACTccagcaacagcagcaacaacaCCAGCCGGTCAGACGCCGATACCAACCAAGGATCGCCAAGAAATTGGCACGAGGACAATCCCCATCGAATATCTCGATATTCGATCACtaa
- the Y48G1BM.6 gene encoding uncharacterized protein (Confirmed by transcript evidence): MTKVYFKQKRKEKSCAGLLLANAQRARNSANGVSKDQTEEEELNNSKVETCSSSPQANQEISSEDRNSHHPDIASSSSATTCRSSNCFNMDEGILTRDVEMDFSDEIPTFSHNNTSIPGLSIVPKDATVLPISSQNDLRDPKAVIRDVTAAQKRKNLAKKKINFRSRKRLPQSTKSRNAVPDFSQNVQTSIAFGGNSTKIGFRGLPSNALSRPNPVAITQTCSTSQPITRSHPLVAPPVSYQLPKCSNSLAEKIRVSCGQARRSAAESSSTESHVDTNSKKKVYRIKFVQKSREIPKKK, from the exons ATGACAAAAGTAtacttcaaacaaaaaagaaaagaaaaatcttgTGCAGGCCTTCTTTTAGCAAATGCCCAGAGAGCAAGGAACAGTGCTAATGGAGTTTCAAAAGATCAAACTGAAGAGGAAGAACTGAACAATTCGAAAGTGGAG ACGTGCAGCTCGTCGCCACAGGCTAATCAGGAAATCAGTTCAGAAGATCGAAACTCCCACCATCCCGACATTGCTTCCAGTAGCTCCGCAACTACATGCAGGTCGtcaaattgtttcaatatGGATGAAGGAATTCTGACGAGAGACGTGGAAATGGATTTTAGTGACGAAATTCCGACTTTTTCTcacaat AACACGTCCATTCCCGGTCTTTCCATCGTACCAAAAGATGCAACAGTTCTGCCAATTTCTTCGCAAAATGATCTTCGGGACCCAAAAGCAGTTATTCGGGACGTCACGGCTgcccaaaaaagaaaaaatttagcgaaaaaaaaaatcaattttcgctCCAGGAAAAGGCTTCCACAATCGACAAAATCTCGAAATGCTGTG cccgaCTTCTCACAAAACGTACAAACTTCTATTGCATTTGGAGGCAATTCAACGAAAATTGGATTCCGTGGTCTACCGAGTAATGCTCTTTCTCGTCCGAACCCGGTG gcaATCACACAAACTTGCTCGACAAGCCAGCCAATCACTAGAAGCCATCCACTTGTTGCTCCACCAGTATCCTATCAACTTCCGAAATGCAGTAATAGTTTAGCTGAA aaaattcgagtaAGTTGTGGGCAAGCAAGAAGGAGTGCTGCAGAATCTTCTTCGACTGAAAGCCACGTGGACACAAATTCGAAGAAGAAAGTTTACAGAATAAAATTCGTCCAAAAAAGTCGTGAAATTCCGAAGAAAAAGtaa